A genomic region of Mesobacillus jeotgali contains the following coding sequences:
- a CDS encoding methyl-accepting chemotaxis protein: MQHWSIGRKYASVFAFIMVIFLTSFIYLSTVLSNLQGAINLAEEKSDYAIMISEMGSSFRQKYIIITDYITEPKPELLAAYEKEAEQFSASSKKLQTYVKSEEAKTLLTAIMNIDQHMDKVWEEDILETVSEFQQNFEQVDIYTQISLTNKAETIRDMNIEKLSAIRLTILDDRTKIMKETHTSIASMIRNTFILIIFAFIISSVSMYFVSRNISKNLKNVVAYCKRLANGELNVKALEAKSKDEVGQIILAMNQLSGNLKTSISNILSSSDQVNEMSRNLKLNAEATTEANNEITTSIMQVASSSDEQVKISERTNEAVENVSSQLIEVTGSLKETLYTTSSTKDKIEEGKKYAFNVTEQMDQINGKVAELANVIHSLKNNSQEIHRIIEIITDISNQTNLLALNAAIEAARAGEHGKGFGVVAQEVRKLAEQSAGAADSIRTILEQTGKETNQAVSVMDESQSTVLKGNELVEKVATIFAEIAESIEEVSLKGNTVSDAVINANEKMESMAQSANEVITASSRSALFLEQVAATTEEQNATMQELLESSSKLSSMAEDLRKSFSSFKL, from the coding sequence ATGCAACATTGGTCGATTGGCAGAAAATATGCAAGCGTTTTCGCATTCATTATGGTCATCTTCCTGACCAGCTTTATTTATTTATCAACGGTTTTATCCAATCTCCAAGGAGCGATTAATCTCGCTGAGGAGAAAAGTGATTATGCCATAATGATTAGTGAAATGGGATCTTCTTTCCGACAGAAATATATTATTATTACAGATTACATAACAGAACCGAAGCCAGAGCTACTTGCGGCGTATGAAAAAGAGGCTGAACAATTTAGTGCTTCATCAAAAAAACTGCAAACATATGTAAAATCAGAAGAAGCAAAAACTTTACTTACTGCGATCATGAATATAGACCAGCATATGGATAAAGTGTGGGAAGAAGACATCTTGGAGACTGTCTCGGAATTCCAACAGAACTTTGAACAAGTAGATATTTATACCCAGATCAGCTTGACGAACAAAGCTGAAACAATCCGTGATATGAACATTGAAAAGTTAAGTGCCATCAGGCTAACGATCCTTGATGACAGAACAAAAATCATGAAGGAAACCCATACTTCAATAGCTTCGATGATCAGAAACACTTTTATCCTTATCATATTTGCATTCATTATTTCATCTGTATCCATGTACTTTGTATCACGCAACATTAGCAAGAACCTCAAAAATGTGGTTGCTTACTGCAAAAGACTCGCTAATGGTGAATTAAATGTTAAAGCATTGGAAGCAAAGAGTAAGGATGAAGTTGGACAAATTATTTTGGCAATGAACCAATTATCAGGAAACCTGAAAACTTCAATTTCAAATATCCTGTCCTCGTCCGACCAGGTAAATGAAATGTCACGGAACCTAAAACTCAATGCAGAAGCTACGACTGAGGCCAACAATGAAATTACAACATCGATCATGCAGGTGGCATCTTCATCTGACGAGCAAGTCAAGATATCAGAACGAACAAATGAAGCGGTAGAAAATGTCTCTTCACAATTAATTGAAGTTACCGGATCCTTAAAAGAGACACTTTATACAACCTCTAGTACAAAGGATAAAATCGAGGAAGGCAAAAAGTATGCGTTTAACGTGACTGAACAAATGGATCAAATCAATGGAAAAGTAGCCGAGTTAGCGAATGTGATTCATTCTCTGAAAAACAATTCTCAGGAAATCCATAGAATCATTGAAATCATTACCGATATTTCAAATCAAACCAACTTACTCGCTTTGAATGCGGCAATTGAAGCAGCCAGGGCTGGTGAGCATGGAAAAGGGTTCGGGGTCGTCGCCCAGGAAGTCCGAAAACTCGCCGAACAATCAGCTGGTGCGGCAGACAGTATCCGCACCATCCTTGAGCAGACCGGTAAAGAAACAAACCAGGCCGTAAGCGTCATGGATGAAAGCCAGTCAACCGTACTAAAAGGCAATGAGCTTGTGGAGAAAGTAGCCACAATTTTCGCGGAGATTGCCGAATCAATCGAGGAAGTAAGCTTAAAGGGCAACACGGTTAGCGATGCAGTCATCAATGCTAATGAAAAGATGGAATCAATGGCACAGTCTGCTAATGAAGTGATTACCGCTTCCTCAAGATCCGCGCTATTCCTCGAACAGGTAGCAGCAACGACAGAAGAACAGAATGCAACGATGCAGGAACTTTTGGAATCATCCAGCAAACTATCAAGCATGGCTGAGGACTTGAGAAAGTCATTCTCTAGTTTTAAGTTATAG
- a CDS encoding zinc ribbon domain-containing protein — protein sequence MNGNGCIKCGSTDAGQKDVAMTGTGLSKMFDIQNNQFTVVYCKNCGYSEFYNKDASAGSNILDLFFG from the coding sequence ATGAACGGAAATGGTTGTATTAAATGCGGTAGTACAGATGCAGGGCAGAAGGATGTTGCAATGACAGGAACGGGCTTGTCCAAGATGTTTGATATCCAGAATAACCAATTCACCGTCGTTTACTGCAAGAATTGCGGATACTCGGAGTTTTACAATAAAGATGCATCAGCAGGTTCTAATATCCTTGATTTGTTCTTCGGATGA
- the gndA gene encoding NADP-dependent phosphogluconate dehydrogenase — MSKQQIGVIGLAVMGKNLAMNIESRGYSVSVYNRSREKTDEMLEETKGKNIVGTFTVEEFVQSLEKPRKILLMVKAGAATDATIEQLKPHLDRGDIIIDGGNTYFADTQRRNKELSELGFHFIGTGVSGGEEGALHGPSIMPGGQKEAYDLVAPIFQDISAKVNGEACTTYIGPDGAGHYVKMVHNGIEYGDMQLISESYFMLKHVLGLSAQELHEVFAEWNKGELDSYLIEITADIFTKKDDETGKPLVDMILDTAGQKGTGKWTSQSALDLGVPLPIITESVFARFISAMKQERLEASKVLSGPESKPFTGDREAFIESIRKALYLSKICSYAQGFAQMRAASEEYGWDLSYGDIAMIFRGGCIIRAQFLQKIKEAYDRDPALKNLLLDPYFKGIADSYQQSLREIISAAVMNGIPVPSFSAALSYFDSYRTETLPANLIQAQRDYFGAHTYQRIDKEGIFHTEWME; from the coding sequence ATGTCAAAACAGCAAATCGGTGTCATTGGTCTCGCTGTCATGGGTAAAAACCTGGCGATGAATATCGAAAGCAGAGGTTATTCTGTATCCGTATATAACCGCTCAAGGGAAAAGACTGATGAAATGCTTGAGGAAACGAAAGGCAAGAATATCGTCGGAACTTTTACTGTTGAGGAGTTTGTTCAATCCCTTGAAAAACCGCGGAAGATCCTGCTGATGGTTAAAGCTGGCGCAGCGACAGACGCGACAATCGAGCAATTAAAGCCTCATCTGGATAGGGGCGATATCATCATTGACGGTGGCAATACATATTTTGCTGATACTCAGCGCCGAAACAAGGAATTGAGCGAGCTTGGATTCCACTTCATCGGTACAGGTGTATCTGGCGGGGAGGAAGGGGCACTTCACGGGCCTTCTATCATGCCAGGAGGACAAAAGGAAGCGTATGACCTGGTTGCACCGATTTTCCAGGATATATCTGCAAAGGTTAACGGGGAAGCTTGCACGACTTACATTGGGCCGGATGGAGCAGGCCATTATGTAAAAATGGTTCACAACGGAATCGAATACGGTGACATGCAGTTGATTTCTGAATCCTATTTCATGTTAAAGCATGTTCTTGGATTAAGTGCCCAAGAGCTTCATGAAGTGTTTGCTGAATGGAACAAAGGCGAGCTTGACAGTTATTTGATTGAAATAACGGCTGATATTTTTACAAAGAAGGATGACGAGACTGGTAAGCCGCTTGTTGATATGATACTTGATACCGCTGGTCAAAAGGGTACTGGTAAATGGACAAGCCAGAGTGCGCTTGATCTTGGAGTGCCGCTGCCAATCATCACAGAATCGGTTTTCGCCCGCTTTATCTCCGCTATGAAGCAAGAGCGTTTGGAAGCGAGTAAAGTCCTCTCCGGACCTGAATCAAAGCCATTCACTGGTGACCGTGAGGCATTCATTGAATCAATCCGCAAGGCTCTTTACTTGAGCAAAATTTGTTCTTACGCACAGGGGTTCGCGCAAATGAGGGCGGCATCCGAGGAGTATGGATGGGATTTAAGCTATGGCGATATCGCAATGATTTTCCGTGGAGGCTGCATTATAAGAGCGCAGTTCCTGCAAAAAATCAAAGAAGCATACGACCGCGACCCGGCTCTGAAAAACCTGCTGCTTGATCCATATTTCAAGGGAATTGCAGATAGCTATCAGCAGTCGTTACGTGAAATTATCTCTGCCGCTGTTATGAACGGAATTCCAGTGCCAAGCTTCTCTGCTGCACTTTCATACTTTGACAGCTATAGAACAGAAACACTGCCGGCCAATCTGATTCAGGCCCAGCGTGATTATTTCGGCGCCCACACATATCAGCGCATCGATAAAGAAGGAATCTTCCACACTGAATGGATGGAATAA
- a CDS encoding YwaF family protein: MEWFGHSNKAFDFDMFSASHYTILVICVLVNTFIFANRKKLNDERWRKAELGTALSLILIEITNHLWMYKHAVWKLGRSMPLELCNIGLLLAIGLLLTRKKILFELLFFIALLGATQAIITPALTYDFPHFRFFHFFYAHMMIIWVTLYFLWAKGYYPTFSSVIKVVFFINLLLPAILVINKTADGNYWFLRHKPKSPSFMDLLGPYPWYIFSLESLLVLLSLIAWLCMRTWLKGEKRSSYSES; this comes from the coding sequence ATGGAGTGGTTTGGACACAGCAATAAAGCTTTCGATTTCGATATGTTTTCTGCGAGTCATTATACAATATTGGTTATCTGTGTTTTGGTTAATACTTTCATTTTCGCTAACCGAAAAAAATTAAATGATGAAAGATGGAGGAAAGCAGAGCTGGGAACTGCCCTGTCATTAATCTTGATTGAGATCACCAATCATTTATGGATGTACAAGCATGCTGTCTGGAAATTAGGGCGTTCGATGCCATTGGAATTATGTAATATAGGACTTCTATTAGCAATTGGTTTATTGCTGACCAGGAAGAAAATATTATTTGAGCTTTTATTTTTCATTGCTTTATTAGGGGCAACACAAGCCATAATAACACCTGCATTAACCTATGATTTTCCTCATTTCCGCTTTTTTCATTTTTTCTATGCCCACATGATGATTATATGGGTGACCCTTTACTTCCTATGGGCAAAAGGTTATTATCCAACCTTCAGTTCGGTCATAAAAGTTGTTTTCTTTATCAACCTGTTGCTGCCGGCGATTCTGGTCATTAACAAGACTGCTGATGGGAATTATTGGTTTTTACGTCATAAACCAAAAAGTCCAAGCTTCATGGATTTACTCGGGCCCTATCCATGGTACATTTTTTCTTTGGAGAGTTTACTTGTGTTATTAAGTTTGATTGCCTGGCTCTGCATGAGGACCTGGCTAAAAGGGGAGAAAAGATCTTCTTACTCGGAGTCATAG
- a CDS encoding alpha/beta hydrolase: MAEDYPVLEGAEPFYFEGNSIGILVSHGFTGSTQSMRPLGEAYAAAGYTVCGPRLKGHGTHHEDIEQTTYQDWIASVEEGFQWLKERCDTIFVTGLSMGGTLTLYMAEKHPEIRGIVLINAAIEIPAMEPVLQLEGTRFLDAIGSDIKKPGVTELAYEKTPVQSIKEILPFMKTVKEALPKVSCPALIFVSDEDHVVPPDNSQTIYDRISSETKTIHHMKESYHVATLDNDQQMIIDKTLEFIKRNT, from the coding sequence ATGGCAGAAGACTATCCAGTTCTTGAAGGTGCAGAACCGTTTTATTTCGAAGGGAATTCTATAGGTATATTAGTATCCCATGGTTTTACCGGCTCTACACAGAGTATGCGGCCGCTGGGCGAGGCATATGCTGCTGCGGGTTATACCGTTTGCGGACCGCGATTGAAAGGTCATGGTACCCATCATGAAGACATTGAACAAACAACATATCAAGATTGGATCGCATCGGTAGAGGAAGGATTTCAATGGTTAAAAGAGCGTTGTGATACGATTTTTGTGACTGGCCTGTCAATGGGCGGAACGCTGACCTTGTATATGGCTGAAAAACATCCAGAAATCAGAGGGATTGTCCTGATAAATGCGGCTATTGAAATACCAGCAATGGAGCCAGTTCTCCAGCTAGAAGGAACAAGATTCCTGGACGCTATTGGTTCTGACATCAAGAAGCCAGGAGTAACGGAGCTTGCTTACGAAAAAACCCCGGTTCAATCCATTAAAGAAATATTGCCATTTATGAAAACTGTAAAAGAAGCACTTCCGAAGGTTTCTTGTCCAGCCTTAATATTTGTTTCAGACGAAGACCATGTTGTCCCGCCTGATAATTCACAAACCATTTACGATCGAATCAGCTCAGAAACAAAAACAATCCATCATATGAAAGAAAGCTACCACGTTGCTACCCTGGACAACGACCAGCAAATGATCATTGATAAAACGCTTGAATTTATTAAAAGAAACACGTGA
- the zwf gene encoding glucose-6-phosphate dehydrogenase has protein sequence MAQTEKPTALIMIFGATGDLANRKLFPSLYNLFEKGKLDKFAVVGVARRSLSNEEFQLKVKESVKENGETEADIDEFVSKFYYHSHDVTDSSSYLALGKLAEELDSHYGLNGNRIFYLAMAPEFFGTIAEHLKKDKLTDVSGFKRLVIEKPFGHDLESAKVLNKQIRKAFSEDEIYRIDHYLGKEMVQNIEVIRFANAMFEPLWNNRYISNIQVTSSETLGVEERGRYYEKSGALRDMVQNHMLQMVSLLAMEPPIKLTTDEIRSEKVRVFRALRPIKGEEVNDYFVRGQYDKGSMNETDVPAYRQEEMVNPESNTETFVAGKLMIDNFRWAGVPFYIRTGKRMKAKSTKIVIQFKDIPMDLYYQPEKTVKPNLLVIHIQPEEGITLHLNAKKSGQGTDATPVKLNYANKGIDGLNTPEAYEKLLFDSLRGDATNFTHWDEVALSWSFVDNISEVWENTKEPSFPNYASGSMGPDAADKLLEQDGFFWWPLTEIDVEKC, from the coding sequence GTGGCACAAACCGAAAAACCAACAGCTTTAATCATGATCTTCGGGGCTACGGGAGACCTGGCAAACCGTAAATTGTTTCCTTCCCTCTATAATTTGTTTGAAAAAGGAAAACTGGACAAATTCGCGGTCGTCGGTGTTGCCCGTCGTTCGCTTTCAAATGAAGAATTCCAGCTGAAGGTAAAAGAATCTGTGAAGGAAAATGGGGAGACAGAAGCTGACATCGACGAATTCGTTTCCAAGTTCTACTATCATTCCCATGACGTTACTGATTCAAGTTCTTATCTCGCTCTTGGAAAGCTTGCAGAAGAGTTGGACAGCCACTATGGACTTAATGGCAATAGAATTTTCTACCTGGCAATGGCACCGGAATTTTTCGGAACGATTGCTGAACATTTAAAGAAGGATAAGCTTACTGACGTATCCGGGTTTAAACGCCTTGTCATCGAAAAGCCTTTCGGGCATGATCTTGAGTCAGCAAAAGTGTTGAACAAGCAAATTCGCAAAGCTTTTTCTGAAGATGAAATCTATCGGATTGATCATTATCTTGGAAAGGAAATGGTTCAAAACATTGAGGTAATTCGTTTCGCGAATGCGATGTTCGAACCACTCTGGAATAACCGTTACATTTCCAACATCCAGGTAACATCAAGCGAAACACTTGGAGTCGAAGAACGCGGACGATATTACGAGAAAAGCGGCGCTCTAAGGGATATGGTTCAGAACCATATGCTGCAGATGGTTTCTTTGCTTGCGATGGAACCGCCTATCAAGCTGACCACAGATGAAATCCGTTCAGAAAAAGTACGAGTGTTCCGTGCTCTCCGTCCTATAAAAGGCGAGGAAGTCAATGACTATTTTGTTCGAGGCCAATATGATAAAGGCAGCATGAATGAAACAGACGTCCCTGCATACCGCCAGGAGGAAATGGTCAACCCTGAATCGAATACGGAGACTTTTGTCGCTGGTAAGCTGATGATTGATAATTTCCGCTGGGCTGGAGTTCCTTTCTATATCCGTACAGGAAAAAGAATGAAGGCCAAGTCAACTAAAATTGTGATCCAATTCAAAGATATTCCGATGGATTTGTATTACCAGCCGGAGAAAACGGTGAAACCAAATCTTCTTGTCATTCATATCCAGCCTGAAGAAGGAATCACGCTTCACTTAAACGCCAAGAAATCCGGCCAGGGTACTGACGCTACACCTGTAAAATTGAATTATGCCAATAAAGGAATCGATGGGCTGAACACACCGGAAGCATATGAAAAACTCCTATTCGATTCATTGCGTGGCGATGCTACAAACTTCACGCATTGGGATGAAGTCGCATTATCATGGAGCTTTGTTGATAATATTTCAGAAGTCTGGGAAAACACAAAGGAACCGTCATTCCCGAACTATGCATCCGGCTCCATGGGTCCTGACGCAGCAGACAAGCTGCTAGAGCAAGATGGATTCTTCTGGTGGCCACTTACTGAAATCGATGTAGAAAAATGTTAA
- a CDS encoding tripeptidase T, with product MINNERLLNEFLELVQIDSETKYETEIARVLKKKFEDLGVEVFEDDTTAQTGHGAGNLICTLQGTKEGVDTIYFTSHMDTVIPAKGVKPSIKDGYVVTDGTTILGADDKTGLAVMLETVRVLKEQSIPHGTIQFIITVGEESGLVGAKALDSSLVKAKYGYALDSDGKVGNIIVAAPTQAKVAAVIHGKTAHAGVAPEKGVSAITIAAKAVARMPLGRIDEETTANIGRFQGGTQTNIVCDHVEILAEARSLIPEKMEAQVAKMKEAFESAAQEMGGKADVDVQVMYPGFKFGEGDLVVELAKKAAAKIGRSSELLHSGGGSDANVIAGFGVPTVNLAVGYEEIHTTNERMPIEELNKLAEMVIALIEEVAAQ from the coding sequence ATGATTAATAACGAACGTTTATTGAATGAGTTTTTAGAGCTTGTCCAAATTGACTCTGAAACAAAGTATGAAACTGAAATCGCACGCGTGCTTAAGAAAAAATTCGAGGACCTAGGAGTAGAGGTTTTCGAGGACGATACAACTGCACAGACTGGTCACGGAGCAGGAAACCTGATCTGTACTTTACAAGGTACAAAAGAAGGTGTAGATACAATCTACTTTACTTCTCATATGGATACGGTCATTCCTGCCAAAGGAGTTAAGCCATCGATTAAGGATGGGTATGTCGTGACTGATGGAACGACAATCCTTGGCGCTGATGATAAGACTGGTCTGGCTGTCATGCTTGAAACAGTGCGCGTTCTAAAGGAACAATCGATTCCGCACGGTACCATCCAGTTCATCATTACTGTCGGTGAAGAATCAGGCCTGGTTGGTGCTAAAGCATTAGATTCTTCTTTGGTAAAAGCGAAATATGGATATGCACTTGATAGTGACGGTAAGGTTGGAAACATTATTGTTGCAGCGCCAACGCAAGCAAAAGTTGCAGCTGTCATTCATGGTAAAACTGCTCACGCAGGTGTTGCTCCAGAAAAAGGTGTTTCCGCGATTACAATCGCTGCCAAGGCTGTTGCGAGAATGCCGCTTGGACGTATCGATGAAGAAACAACTGCAAATATCGGCCGTTTCCAGGGCGGTACACAGACAAATATCGTATGCGACCATGTAGAAATCCTTGCTGAAGCCCGTTCATTGATTCCTGAAAAAATGGAAGCGCAAGTGGCAAAAATGAAAGAAGCATTCGAATCAGCTGCACAGGAAATGGGCGGCAAGGCAGATGTCGATGTCCAGGTCATGTATCCTGGCTTCAAATTCGGTGAAGGCGACCTGGTCGTTGAGTTGGCTAAAAAAGCAGCCGCAAAAATCGGCAGAAGCTCAGAATTGCTGCACAGCGGCGGCGGAAGCGATGCAAACGTCATTGCTGGCTTTGGCGTACCAACAGTCAACCTTGCTGTAGGATACGAAGAAATCCACACAACGAATGAAAGAATGCCAATCGAAGAGCTCAACAAACTTGCCGAGATGGTCATCGCATTGATAGAAGAAGTAGCGGCACAATAA
- a CDS encoding chemotaxis protein CheW produces MAESNKTVVFQAGNEEYAFPILYVVSIEKMEGMTAIPHMPDYVTGITKVRGELIPVIDLEKVLYNRDIQVEDKTRLIVIETAEISIGVLVRDAKEILEIPAENLKQPGLIAYQKTSFITGVANFDKRMIMLINPETLIQSLEGIKEIKEYMQNQKQELHN; encoded by the coding sequence ATGGCTGAGAGCAATAAAACGGTAGTGTTCCAAGCGGGGAATGAAGAATATGCATTTCCGATTCTTTATGTCGTTTCCATTGAAAAAATGGAAGGGATGACAGCGATCCCGCATATGCCTGATTATGTAACAGGCATAACAAAGGTAAGGGGAGAGTTGATTCCGGTCATTGACCTAGAAAAGGTGCTGTACAACCGGGATATTCAAGTTGAAGACAAAACCAGGCTAATTGTGATAGAGACAGCGGAAATTTCAATCGGGGTCCTTGTAAGGGATGCGAAGGAAATTCTTGAAATTCCTGCGGAAAACCTCAAGCAGCCGGGCCTTATCGCTTATCAAAAGACAAGCTTCATTACGGGTGTAGCTAATTTTGATAAACGGATGATCATGTTGATCAACCCTGAAACATTGATCCAATCACTTGAAGGCATTAAAGAAATAAAGGAATATATGCAAAATCAAAAGCAAGAGCTACATAACTAG
- the rnz gene encoding ribonuclease Z, which produces MDVFFLGTGAGVPAKLRNVTSIALKLLEERGTVWLFDCGEATQHQILHTSIKPRRIEKIFITHLHGDHLYGLPGLLSSRSFQGGESMVTVYGPPGIKEYIEVSLRISKSYLKYPIEIIELQEGIIFEDEQFIVEARLLEHGIPSYGYRVKEKDRPGTLLADKLQSAGVKPGPDYRKIKNGEEVILDDGTVIDPAAFVGPPQKGRIVTILGDTRVCPNAQVLAQNADLLVHEATFSADEGTLAYEYFHSTTLQAAETALNAGVKKLCLTHISSRYDRNDWKELEKEARTLFANTVVSEDFMEITVPYEHD; this is translated from the coding sequence ATGGATGTTTTTTTTCTTGGAACAGGGGCAGGCGTCCCAGCCAAGCTGAGGAATGTGACCTCAATCGCACTGAAATTGCTGGAGGAGCGGGGAACTGTTTGGCTGTTTGACTGTGGAGAAGCAACCCAGCATCAAATTCTACATACAAGTATCAAGCCGAGGAGGATTGAAAAAATCTTCATTACCCACCTGCACGGAGACCATTTATATGGTTTGCCTGGGTTGCTGTCGAGCCGTTCCTTCCAGGGAGGAGAGTCGATGGTTACGGTTTATGGGCCTCCCGGAATTAAAGAGTATATCGAGGTATCTTTGAGAATTAGTAAATCCTACTTGAAATATCCGATTGAAATCATCGAGCTGCAGGAAGGAATCATCTTTGAAGATGAGCAGTTTATCGTTGAAGCACGACTGTTAGAGCATGGAATTCCCTCATATGGGTACAGAGTAAAGGAAAAGGACCGTCCAGGAACGCTTCTCGCCGACAAGCTTCAAAGTGCAGGGGTGAAGCCCGGTCCTGACTACAGGAAAATCAAGAACGGGGAAGAAGTCATATTGGACGACGGAACGGTCATCGATCCTGCTGCATTTGTCGGTCCGCCGCAAAAAGGAAGGATTGTCACGATTTTGGGTGACACAAGGGTTTGTCCAAATGCTCAAGTGCTTGCACAAAATGCAGATCTTCTCGTCCACGAAGCAACTTTTTCAGCAGATGAAGGTACACTTGCCTATGAGTATTTCCATTCAACTACTCTGCAGGCCGCAGAAACAGCCTTGAATGCTGGTGTGAAAAAACTGTGCCTGACCCATATTAGCTCCAGGTATGACCGCAATGACTGGAAGGAGCTTGAAAAGGAAGCACGAACATTGTTTGCCAACACTGTTGTCTCAGAAGATTTTATGGAAATTACCGTACCTTATGAACATGACTGA
- a CDS encoding DNA polymerase IV — protein sequence MKEMYPKKGRVILHVDMNSFYASVEMAYDSDLKGKPLAIAGNPEERRGIIVTCSYEARKFGVRTTMPLWEAKKLCPDLIIKKPNFERYRTASAAMFDILRQYTELVEPVSIDEGYMDITECSDIGAPMEIAESIQKRIFEQLDLPCSIGIAPNKFLAKTASDMKKPMGITVLRKRDILKVLWPLEVGEMHGVGTKTADKLKSIGIDTIGGLAAANEIQLKGLLGINGLRLKERANGQDNRQVDPDSVYDFKSIGNSTTLPRDISNQHELLKVLERLSEQVAARMKRKEAVATTISLMIRFKDRKTITRSQKLQNPVSKQDEIAAAAKTLFLKHWNGDPIRLLGITGTDLLEVDKAVKQLDLFSYEQDAKKEPLINTMSQLREKYGKNIIESAGSQVKKSPTKENTGAGTSFNKDFLQDRRRRNESEKKDF from the coding sequence ATGAAAGAAATGTATCCGAAAAAGGGCAGAGTCATTTTGCATGTTGATATGAACAGCTTCTATGCTTCAGTAGAAATGGCTTACGACTCTGATTTGAAGGGTAAGCCACTGGCGATTGCCGGCAATCCAGAAGAACGACGCGGAATCATTGTCACTTGCAGCTATGAAGCGAGGAAATTTGGCGTCCGGACAACGATGCCTTTATGGGAAGCCAAGAAGCTTTGCCCGGATTTAATCATAAAAAAACCGAATTTTGAGAGATACCGTACAGCATCCGCTGCTATGTTCGATATTTTGCGCCAGTACACAGAGTTAGTGGAACCCGTTTCAATTGATGAAGGATATATGGATATAACAGAATGCTCAGACATCGGAGCGCCTATGGAAATCGCAGAAAGCATCCAAAAAAGAATTTTTGAACAACTTGATTTGCCTTGCAGCATAGGGATTGCACCGAATAAGTTCCTGGCGAAAACGGCTTCGGATATGAAGAAGCCAATGGGTATTACCGTTTTAAGAAAGCGTGACATTCTCAAAGTCCTCTGGCCGCTTGAGGTTGGGGAAATGCATGGAGTAGGAACAAAAACAGCGGACAAACTAAAAAGTATTGGAATTGACACAATTGGCGGTTTGGCGGCGGCAAATGAAATTCAGTTAAAAGGACTGCTGGGCATCAATGGTTTAAGATTGAAAGAAAGAGCAAATGGCCAGGACAATCGCCAGGTTGATCCGGATTCTGTGTACGATTTTAAAAGTATCGGCAATTCGACTACGCTGCCACGTGATATTTCAAATCAGCACGAGCTCCTGAAGGTTCTTGAAAGATTATCGGAGCAAGTAGCTGCGAGAATGAAAAGGAAGGAAGCTGTCGCCACTACCATCAGTCTGATGATCCGATTCAAGGACAGAAAAACGATCACCCGCAGCCAGAAACTGCAGAATCCTGTATCGAAGCAGGATGAAATAGCGGCAGCAGCAAAAACGCTTTTTCTGAAGCACTGGAATGGAGACCCTATCCGGCTGCTAGGGATTACGGGCACCGACTTGCTTGAAGTGGACAAAGCCGTCAAGCAGCTCGACCTATTCTCTTATGAGCAGGATGCGAAAAAGGAACCTCTGATCAATACGATGAGTCAGTTACGTGAGAAATATGGCAAAAATATCATTGAGAGTGCTGGCTCACAGGTGAAAAAGTCTCCGACTAAGGAGAATACGGGGGCAGGGACGAGTTTTAATAAGGATTTCCTGCAGGACCGCAGAAGAAGGAATGAAAGTGAGAAAAAAGATTTTTAA